In a single window of the Pseudomonas oryzihabitans genome:
- a CDS encoding substrate-binding periplasmic protein, whose translation MRKLWLPIASVLLSCALGMGTAQAELPPGYRVVLLTENFPPFNMAVDDKNFARDEAIDGISTDLVREMFKRAGIDYSLSLRFPWDRLYNLTLESPNYGLFSVSRTEARGPLFKWVGPLGKTRKVLMALPGSTIRVPDLAAAAKLRVGAYKNSAVSQMLKDKGVVASEVLRDQENIARLQKNEIDVWATTDVVGRYLAKQQGVSNLQTLLSFQESDLYLALNKDTPDEVVTRLQQALDAMRQEGVVDSITRNYL comes from the coding sequence ATGCGCAAGTTGTGGCTGCCTATCGCTAGCGTGCTGTTGAGCTGCGCCCTGGGCATGGGAACGGCCCAGGCGGAGTTGCCACCCGGCTATCGCGTCGTGCTGCTGACCGAGAATTTCCCGCCCTTCAACATGGCGGTAGATGACAAGAACTTCGCCCGCGACGAGGCCATCGACGGCATCAGCACCGATCTGGTCCGTGAGATGTTCAAGCGTGCCGGGATCGACTACAGCCTGTCGCTGCGCTTTCCCTGGGATCGCCTCTACAACCTGACCCTGGAAAGCCCCAACTACGGGCTGTTCTCCGTTTCCCGCACCGAGGCGCGGGGCCCCTTGTTCAAGTGGGTCGGACCGCTGGGCAAGACCCGCAAGGTGCTCATGGCGCTACCGGGCAGCACGATCCGGGTCCCCGATCTCGCCGCGGCTGCCAAGCTGCGCGTCGGCGCCTACAAGAATTCCGCGGTCAGCCAGATGCTCAAGGACAAGGGTGTCGTCGCCAGTGAAGTCCTGCGCGATCAGGAGAACATCGCCCGGCTGCAGAAGAACGAGATCGACGTCTGGGCTACCACCGACGTGGTGGGGCGCTATCTGGCCAAGCAGCAGGGCGTCAGCAATCTGCAGACACTGCTCAGCTTTCAGGAGTCCGACCTCTATCTGGCCCTCAACAAGGACACCCCTGATGAGGTGGTGACCCGCTTGCAGCAGGCCCTGGATGCCATGCGCCAGGAAGGCGTGGTCGACAGCATCACCCGCAACTACCTCTGA
- a CDS encoding divergent polysaccharide deacetylase family protein, with translation MRGRHWLLAGALALASGLAQAATAHLTIVIDDLGQNPARDRQVLALPAPVVLAIIPETRYAAELAAQAHRAGRTVLLHLPMDPAGGPYAWHPEMSSAERLQRLDRALERVPEADGVNNHEGSRMTADRPAMAELMQVLQERHLLFLDSRTSAATVAAAEAQKIGLASVSRDVFLDNEATPAAVAAQLAEGVRLAQRQGSAVLIGHPHPATLAVLAQQLPQLKAQGVEVIDLPQMIALRANRAMAGHGRDGRYR, from the coding sequence GTGAGGGGTAGACACTGGCTGCTGGCCGGGGCGCTCGCCCTGGCCAGCGGACTCGCCCAGGCGGCTACCGCGCACCTGACCATCGTCATCGACGACCTCGGCCAGAATCCGGCGCGGGATCGCCAGGTGCTGGCCCTGCCCGCACCGGTAGTGCTGGCCATCATCCCCGAGACCCGCTACGCCGCCGAACTAGCCGCCCAGGCCCATCGCGCCGGCCGTACGGTGCTGTTGCACCTGCCCATGGACCCGGCTGGCGGGCCCTATGCCTGGCATCCGGAGATGTCTTCCGCCGAACGCCTGCAACGCCTCGACCGGGCGCTGGAACGGGTACCCGAGGCGGACGGGGTGAACAACCACGAAGGCAGTCGCATGACCGCCGACCGGCCGGCCATGGCCGAGCTGATGCAGGTCTTGCAGGAACGCCATTTGCTGTTTCTCGACAGCCGCACCAGCGCCGCCACCGTGGCCGCGGCGGAAGCCCAGAAGATCGGCCTGGCCAGCGTCTCGCGCGATGTCTTTCTCGACAACGAGGCGACCCCGGCGGCGGTGGCCGCGCAGCTGGCCGAGGGTGTACGCCTGGCCCAGCGACAGGGCAGCGCCGTATTGATCGGCCATCCCCATCCGGCAACCCTGGCGGTGCTGGCCCAGCAGCTGCCACAGCTCAAGGCCCAGGGCGTGGAAGTCATCGACCTGCCACAGATGATCGCCCTGCGGGCCAATCGTGCCATGGCCGGGCACGGTCGCGACGGGCGCTATCGCTAG
- a CDS encoding S41 family peptidase, protein MPHRFRPTVLVLALLFGGVGAVQAQSPQSTPAAVTPVAPGTAPAAPASAPLPLDELRTFAEVFDRIKAAYVEPVSDKVLLENAIKGMLSNLDPHSAYLEPKDFAELQETTSGEFGGLGLEVGQENGFIKVVSPIDDTPAAKAHLQPGDLIVKIDGQPTKGQAINEAVDKMRGKPGSPITLTIVRGGAQPFDVKLARAVIKVNSVKSQLLESGYGLLRISQFQVNTGEETVKALGKLRQENKGKLKGLILDLRNNPGGVLQSAVEVADAFMTHGLIVYTKGRLPNSELRFSADAADPSEKVPLVVLINGGSASAAEIVAGALQDSKRGILMGTDSFGKGSVQTVLPLNNDRALKLTTALYYTPNGRSIQAQGITPDIPVAPAKVTPQSGGDEYFREADLAGHLGNGNGGADRPTGSKAPNQSTRPQDDDFQLSQALSLLKGLNVTHTP, encoded by the coding sequence ATGCCGCATCGCTTTCGTCCCACCGTCCTGGTCCTCGCCCTGTTGTTCGGTGGCGTCGGAGCTGTCCAGGCGCAATCGCCGCAAAGCACGCCAGCCGCGGTAACGCCGGTCGCTCCGGGTACCGCTCCTGCTGCCCCGGCCAGCGCTCCGCTGCCCCTGGACGAGCTGCGCACCTTTGCCGAGGTGTTCGACCGCATCAAGGCCGCCTATGTGGAGCCGGTGTCGGACAAGGTCCTGCTGGAGAATGCCATCAAGGGCATGCTCAGCAACCTGGATCCGCACTCTGCCTATCTCGAACCCAAGGACTTCGCCGAACTGCAGGAAACCACCAGTGGTGAATTCGGCGGCCTGGGCCTGGAAGTCGGCCAGGAAAACGGCTTCATCAAGGTGGTCTCGCCCATCGACGACACCCCGGCGGCCAAGGCCCATCTGCAACCCGGGGATCTGATCGTCAAGATCGACGGCCAGCCGACCAAGGGCCAGGCCATCAACGAAGCCGTCGACAAGATGCGCGGCAAGCCGGGCAGCCCCATCACCCTGACCATCGTGCGCGGCGGCGCCCAGCCGTTCGACGTCAAGCTGGCGCGGGCGGTGATCAAGGTCAACAGCGTCAAGAGCCAGTTGCTCGAATCCGGCTACGGCCTGCTGCGCATCTCGCAGTTCCAGGTGAATACCGGCGAAGAGACGGTCAAGGCGCTCGGCAAGCTGCGCCAGGAAAACAAGGGCAAGCTCAAGGGCCTGATCCTCGACCTGAGAAACAATCCGGGGGGCGTCCTGCAATCGGCGGTCGAGGTGGCCGATGCCTTCATGACCCACGGCTTGATCGTCTACACCAAGGGCCGTCTACCCAATTCCGAGCTGCGCTTCTCGGCGGATGCCGCCGATCCCAGCGAGAAGGTGCCCTTGGTGGTCCTGATCAACGGCGGCAGTGCCTCGGCTGCGGAAATCGTCGCCGGCGCCCTGCAGGACTCCAAGCGCGGCATCCTCATGGGCACCGACAGTTTCGGCAAGGGCTCGGTGCAGACGGTGCTGCCGCTCAACAATGACCGGGCGCTCAAGCTCACCACGGCGCTCTACTACACGCCCAATGGCCGCTCCATCCAGGCCCAGGGCATTACCCCGGACATCCCCGTGGCCCCCGCCAAGGTCACGCCGCAGAGCGGTGGCGACGAATACTTCCGCGAGGCGGACCTGGCCGGCCACCTGGGCAATGGCAATGGCGGCGCCGATCGGCCAACCGGCAGCAAGGCGCCCAACCAGAGTACGCGTCCGCAGGATGACGACTTCCAGCTCTCCCAGGCGCTGTCGCTGCTCAAGGGACTCAACGTCACCCATACCCCGTGA
- a CDS encoding murein hydrolase activator EnvC family protein: MRRVLALLLFASVLAPALADDRADTQRQIEQARRDIQEMQKVLKQVQAEKSGVQKQLQSTETQMGELEKQVDSLQKQLESGEKKLQELDGRKQKLDQSRAEQQKLIAVQVRAAYQSGRQEYLKLLLNQEHPEKVSRTLTYYNYLNRTRLDQLAAFNDTLRELRDVEQGIQQEQSELVARREDLEKRQADLAEVRKERQAALAKINSDYRDKSREIESREQDQAALNKVLKTIEETLARQAREAEEVRQRQLAEARAAQAREAARRQAQSDTKAPRPSNAPELAVSSAAPAYGGAFASARGKLPWPVDGRLVARFGSARGDDPRAKWDGVLIAAGAGTRVKAVHGGRVVFADWLRGAGQLVIIDHGNGYLSLYGHNQSLLKAAGDVVKAGDAIATVGASGGQEASALYFAIRQQGRPTDPVIWCRAQG; encoded by the coding sequence ATGCGCCGTGTTCTCGCCCTTCTCCTCTTCGCCAGCGTTCTCGCTCCTGCCTTGGCCGACGACCGCGCCGATACCCAGCGGCAGATCGAGCAAGCCCGCCGGGACATCCAGGAAATGCAGAAGGTGCTCAAGCAGGTGCAGGCCGAGAAGTCTGGCGTGCAAAAGCAGCTGCAGAGTACCGAGACCCAGATGGGCGAGCTGGAAAAGCAGGTGGATTCGCTGCAGAAGCAGCTGGAGAGTGGCGAAAAAAAGCTGCAAGAGCTGGACGGGCGCAAGCAGAAGCTCGACCAGTCTCGCGCTGAACAACAGAAGCTGATCGCCGTGCAGGTCCGCGCCGCCTACCAGAGTGGCCGCCAGGAATACCTCAAGCTGTTGCTCAATCAGGAGCATCCGGAAAAGGTCAGCCGCACCCTCACCTACTACAACTACCTCAATCGCACCCGCCTGGATCAGCTGGCCGCCTTCAACGACACCCTGCGCGAATTGCGCGACGTGGAACAGGGCATCCAGCAGGAGCAGAGCGAACTGGTCGCCCGTCGCGAAGACCTGGAGAAGCGTCAGGCGGACCTGGCCGAGGTGCGCAAGGAGCGTCAGGCGGCGCTGGCCAAGATCAACTCGGACTACCGCGACAAAAGTCGCGAGATCGAGAGCCGCGAGCAGGATCAGGCAGCCCTCAACAAGGTGCTCAAGACCATCGAGGAAACCCTCGCCCGCCAGGCCCGCGAAGCCGAGGAAGTCCGCCAGCGGCAGCTCGCCGAGGCCCGTGCCGCCCAGGCGCGGGAAGCGGCGCGACGCCAGGCGCAAAGCGATACGAAAGCCCCCCGCCCCTCGAACGCCCCGGAGCTGGCGGTGTCTAGTGCAGCACCTGCGTATGGCGGCGCCTTCGCCAGTGCCCGTGGCAAGCTACCCTGGCCGGTCGACGGTCGCCTGGTGGCGCGCTTCGGCAGTGCCCGTGGCGACGACCCTCGGGCGAAATGGGATGGCGTCCTGATCGCTGCCGGTGCCGGCACCAGAGTCAAGGCGGTCCACGGCGGTCGGGTAGTCTTCGCCGACTGGCTAAGAGGCGCCGGGCAGCTGGTTATCATCGATCATGGGAATGGCTATCTCAGCCTGTACGGACATAATCAGAGCCTGCTGAAGGCTGCAGGTGACGTGGTCAAGGCCGGGGATGCCATCGCGACCGTCGGCGCCAGCGGCGGTCAGGAAGCCTCCGCCTTGTACTTCGCCATCCGCCAACAGGGCCGCCCGACGGACCCCGTCATCTGGTGCCGTGCTCAGGGATAG
- a CDS encoding NAD(P)-dependent oxidoreductase produces the protein MTSIALLGATGNVGSRLLDEALSRGHQVTALVRDPARLAPRTGLTMVAGDVARPETAQALAGCEVLLSSLRFADTAPAALLDFARAAGIPRLLIVGGAASLSLPDGSRLFDAPAFPAEYRHEAGAGIATLEALREVSDLDWVFVSPQMVFAPGERTGHFRLGRDALLFDTAGDSRISYEDFAVALLDEVERPAHHRTRFTIGY, from the coding sequence ATGACCTCCATCGCCCTGCTCGGCGCTACCGGCAATGTGGGCAGCCGCCTGCTCGACGAAGCCCTTTCCCGTGGCCATCAGGTCACCGCGCTGGTGCGCGATCCCGCTCGACTCGCTCCGCGGACCGGCCTCACCATGGTTGCCGGCGATGTCGCCAGACCGGAAACCGCCCAGGCCCTGGCCGGTTGCGAAGTATTGCTCAGCAGTCTGAGATTCGCCGACACGGCACCGGCCGCCCTCCTCGACTTCGCCCGAGCCGCGGGCATCCCGCGCCTGCTGATCGTCGGTGGCGCCGCCAGCCTCAGCCTGCCGGATGGCTCGCGCCTTTTCGATGCGCCGGCCTTTCCGGCGGAGTATCGCCACGAAGCCGGTGCCGGCATCGCCACTCTGGAAGCGCTCCGCGAGGTCAGCGACCTCGACTGGGTCTTCGTCAGCCCGCAGATGGTCTTCGCTCCTGGCGAGCGCACCGGTCATTTCCGTCTGGGCCGCGATGCCCTGCTGTTCGACACCGCCGGGGACAGCCGGATCTCCTACGAGGACTTCGCCGTGGCCCTGCTGGACGAGGTCGAACGGCCCGCTCACCATCGCACCCGTTTCACAATTGGCTATTGA
- a CDS encoding rhodanese-like domain-containing protein has product MEFIGRLVEFATHHPLLVAAFLAIVALMLFNETRRGGRSLSTGELTNLLNREQGVVLDIRPSKDFAAGHIVGALNIAQEKVASSLSLLEKHKAKTLIVVDSAGQQAGAVCGDLQKAGFTAARLNGGIATWRAENLPLVK; this is encoded by the coding sequence ATGGAATTTATCGGTCGGTTGGTCGAATTCGCCACCCATCATCCGCTGCTCGTCGCCGCCTTCCTGGCCATCGTCGCCCTGATGCTGTTCAACGAAACCCGTCGGGGCGGTCGCAGCCTGTCCACCGGCGAGCTCACCAACCTGCTCAACCGCGAGCAGGGTGTAGTCCTCGATATCCGTCCGAGCAAGGACTTCGCCGCCGGGCATATCGTCGGCGCGTTGAACATCGCTCAGGAGAAAGTCGCCAGCAGCCTGTCTCTACTGGAGAAGCACAAGGCCAAGACCTTGATCGTGGTGGACAGCGCCGGCCAGCAAGCCGGTGCCGTGTGCGGCGATCTGCAGAAGGCCGGCTTCACCGCCGCTCGCCTGAACGGCGGCATCGCCACCTGGCGTGCAGAGAATCTGCCGCTGGTGAAGTGA
- the grxC gene encoding glutaredoxin 3, translating into MTDVVIYTSAWCPYCHRAKHLLDRKNVAYREISVDGQPALRTEMARKAGRTSVPQIWVGSTHVGGCDELYALDRSGRLDPLLSA; encoded by the coding sequence ATGACCGACGTCGTCATCTATACCAGTGCCTGGTGCCCCTACTGCCATCGTGCCAAGCACCTGCTCGATCGCAAGAACGTGGCCTACCGGGAGATCTCCGTCGACGGCCAGCCGGCGCTGCGCACCGAGATGGCCCGCAAGGCCGGCCGCACCAGCGTGCCGCAGATCTGGGTTGGCAGCACTCACGTCGGTGGTTGCGATGAGCTCTATGCCCTAGACCGAAGCGGGCGTCTCGACCCGCTGCTGTCCGCCTGA
- the secB gene encoding protein-export chaperone SecB translates to MTDQANGAQEDGAQFSLQRIYIRDLSFEAPKSPEIFRQEWQPNVNLDLATRQKTLGDDFHEVVLTLTVTVKNNEETAFIAEVQQGGIFLIKGLDAASMAHALGAFCPNILFPYAREALDNMVVRGSFPALMLQPVNFDALYAQELARMQTAGEA, encoded by the coding sequence ATGACCGATCAAGCCAACGGCGCCCAGGAAGACGGCGCTCAGTTCTCCCTTCAGCGCATCTACATCCGCGACCTGTCGTTCGAGGCGCCCAAGAGCCCCGAGATCTTCCGCCAGGAGTGGCAGCCCAACGTCAACCTGGACCTGGCCACCCGTCAGAAGACCCTGGGCGACGACTTCCACGAAGTGGTGCTGACCCTGACCGTCACCGTCAAGAACAACGAAGAGACCGCCTTCATCGCCGAAGTGCAGCAAGGTGGCATCTTCCTGATCAAGGGCCTGGACGCCGCGTCCATGGCCCATGCCCTGGGCGCCTTCTGCCCCAACATCCTGTTCCCCTACGCCCGTGAGGCGCTGGACAACATGGTGGTACGTGGCTCCTTCCCCGCGCTGATGCTGCAGCCGGTGAACTTCGACGCCCTCTACGCCCAGGAACTGGCGCGCATGCAGACCGCTGGCGAAGCCTGA
- the rarD gene encoding EamA family transporter RarD: MSALRQGYALGLTAYVLWGLFPLFFKLLAALPATEILFQRILWSALFSALLLVVWRHRGWWAELRAHPRRLFWLAVSGALVACNWLVYIWAVNNAHVVEASLGYYINPLVNILLALVILGERLRPLQWIAVGLAVLGVAQQLWTLGQLPWVSLALALSFAFYGLVRRQTPVAALPGMVVESWMLVPIALIALPLLTPGVSLQAEVWQSSLGLLIVLAGPVTLIPLLCFNAAARKLPYSTLGFLQYLAPTLVLIQAVWLFGEPFPRERLFAFICIWAGLAVFSFDLWRASRKLRASAKARERETGKA, from the coding sequence ATGTCTGCCTTGCGCCAGGGTTATGCCCTGGGCCTCACCGCCTATGTGCTGTGGGGCTTGTTTCCATTGTTCTTCAAACTGCTGGCGGCCCTACCGGCGACCGAGATCCTGTTCCAGCGCATCCTTTGGTCCGCCCTGTTCAGCGCGCTGCTGCTGGTGGTCTGGCGCCATCGCGGCTGGTGGGCGGAATTGCGCGCCCATCCCCGGCGGCTGTTTTGGCTGGCCGTGTCCGGCGCGCTGGTGGCCTGCAACTGGCTGGTCTACATCTGGGCGGTCAATAACGCCCATGTGGTCGAGGCCAGCCTGGGCTACTACATCAACCCGCTGGTCAACATCCTGCTCGCCCTGGTGATCCTTGGCGAGCGGCTGCGCCCGCTGCAGTGGATCGCCGTGGGCCTGGCGGTGCTGGGTGTGGCCCAGCAGCTGTGGACCCTTGGGCAACTGCCCTGGGTGTCGCTAGCCTTGGCTCTGAGCTTCGCCTTCTATGGCCTGGTGCGGCGACAGACGCCCGTGGCTGCGCTGCCGGGCATGGTGGTGGAAAGCTGGATGCTGGTGCCGATCGCCCTGATCGCGCTGCCGCTGCTGACCCCGGGCGTAAGCCTGCAGGCGGAGGTCTGGCAGTCGTCCCTGGGCCTGCTGATCGTGCTGGCCGGTCCCGTCACCCTGATACCGCTGCTGTGCTTCAACGCCGCGGCGCGCAAGCTGCCCTATTCGACCCTGGGCTTTCTGCAGTACCTCGCCCCGACCCTGGTGTTGATCCAGGCGGTCTGGCTCTTTGGCGAGCCTTTTCCCCGTGAGCGACTGTTCGCCTTTATCTGCATCTGGGCTGGCCTTGCGGTGTTCAGCTTCGATCTCTGGCGTGCCAGCCGCAAGCTCAGAGCCAGTGCAAAGGCGCGTGAGCGGGAGACCGGCAAGGCCTAG
- a CDS encoding serine/threonine protein kinase has translation MSHPFENLSPDLVIDAIESLGYLSDARVLALNSYENRVYQIGIEAETPLIAKFYRPDRWTDAAILEEHAFSAELEEREVPVVAPLQRDGQTLFTHAGFRFALFPRRGGRAPEPGDLNQLHRLGQLLGRLHAVGASRPFQHRETLDVQGYGHASLDTLLTGDFIPKSLLPAYESVARDLLLRLDELFESVSYDVIRLHGDCHPGNLLCRDEAYHIVDLDDCRHGPAMQDLWMLLAGDRQERLTQLSELMDGYEEFHDFQPRELALIEGLRTLRLMHYSAWLARRWDDPAFPKSFPWFGSERYWGDQILTLREQRAALDEAPLRLF, from the coding sequence ATGTCTCATCCGTTCGAAAATCTGAGTCCCGACCTCGTCATCGACGCCATCGAAAGCCTGGGCTATCTCAGCGATGCCCGGGTGCTGGCCCTCAACAGCTACGAGAATCGCGTCTATCAGATCGGCATCGAAGCCGAGACCCCGCTGATTGCCAAGTTCTACCGTCCGGATCGTTGGACGGATGCCGCCATTCTCGAAGAGCACGCCTTTTCCGCCGAACTGGAAGAGCGCGAGGTGCCCGTGGTCGCACCCTTGCAGCGCGACGGCCAGACGCTGTTCACCCATGCCGGCTTTCGCTTCGCACTCTTTCCCCGCCGTGGCGGTCGCGCGCCGGAGCCAGGCGATCTCAACCAGTTGCATCGTCTGGGCCAGCTGCTCGGCCGCCTGCATGCGGTGGGTGCCAGCCGGCCCTTCCAGCACCGCGAGACGCTGGACGTCCAGGGCTACGGCCATGCCTCCCTGGACACCCTGCTCACCGGCGACTTCATTCCCAAGAGCCTGCTGCCCGCCTATGAATCCGTGGCGCGCGACCTGCTCTTGCGCCTCGACGAACTCTTCGAGAGCGTCAGCTACGACGTCATCCGCCTGCACGGCGACTGCCACCCGGGCAACCTGCTCTGTCGCGATGAGGCCTACCATATCGTCGACCTCGACGACTGCCGCCATGGCCCGGCCATGCAAGATCTCTGGATGCTCCTGGCCGGCGATCGCCAGGAGCGGCTGACACAGCTGTCCGAACTCATGGACGGCTATGAGGAATTCCATGACTTCCAGCCGCGCGAACTGGCCCTGATCGAGGGGCTGCGTACCCTGCGCCTGATGCACTACAGCGCCTGGCTGGCGCGCCGCTGGGACGATCCGGCCTTTCCCAAGAGCTTTCCCTGGTTCGGCAGCGAACGCTACTGGGGTGACCAGATCCTCACCCTGCGCGAGCAACGCGCCGCCCTGGACGAGGCGCCGCTGCGGCTGTTCTAG
- a CDS encoding PhoX family protein: MHNEQTDLERLVHLSRRRFIGAGALAGAAMFLGGGLLGRSALADAVSEATGNPLIGFANIPASTADTLVVPPGYRASVLISWGQPLHTNGPAFHPDGSPGAADQAVQFGDNNDGMAFFPFPDDPDRALMAINNEYTNYRYLLSHGTPPKSLEDTRKAQAAEGVSVIEVKRVDGQWHFVQGSPYNRRVHGNTPIAVSGPAVGHDLLKTAADPAGREVLGTFQNCSSGATPWHTYLTCEENFTDVFGSRDANLKFDAAQKRYSVKHASVENDWHLHDDRFDLAQNPNELNRHGWITEIDPFDPQRKPVKRTALGRFKHENAALTRTRDGRVVVYMGDDERGEFIYKFVSRDRLQDDPKANRDLLDHGTLYVARFDEGDRDPNRPKGRGQWLPLVHGEHGLTAANGFASQAEVLIHARQAGSQVGATRMDRPEWIAVSPKDGQVYCTLTNNTKRGEDGMPVGGPNPRANNRYGQIVRWRESGDDALAFDWDLFVIAGNPKVHPGTPEAGSPQINAENMFNSPDGLGFDAAGRLWVLTDGKYSNKGDYEGMGNNQMLCADPRSGEMRRFLVGPVGCEVTGLAFSPDYKTMFVGIQHPGEEGGSQFPEQRPDGQPRSSVMVITREDGGVIGA, translated from the coding sequence ATGCACAACGAACAGACCGATCTCGAACGCCTTGTCCATCTCAGCCGTCGACGCTTCATTGGCGCTGGCGCCCTGGCGGGAGCCGCCATGTTCCTCGGCGGTGGCCTGCTCGGGCGGAGCGCCCTGGCCGATGCCGTCAGCGAGGCCACGGGCAATCCCCTGATCGGCTTCGCCAACATCCCGGCTTCCACCGCCGACACCCTGGTGGTGCCGCCCGGCTATCGCGCCAGCGTGCTCATCAGCTGGGGCCAGCCGCTGCACACCAATGGCCCGGCTTTCCACCCCGATGGCAGCCCCGGCGCCGCCGACCAGGCCGTGCAGTTCGGCGACAACAACGATGGTATGGCCTTCTTTCCCTTCCCGGACGATCCGGACCGGGCGCTGATGGCGATCAACAACGAATACACCAACTACCGCTACCTGCTCAGCCACGGCACCCCGCCCAAGTCCCTGGAAGACACCCGCAAGGCCCAGGCCGCCGAGGGCGTCTCGGTGATCGAGGTGAAGCGCGTGGATGGCCAATGGCACTTCGTCCAGGGCTCGCCCTACAACCGCCGGGTGCATGGCAATACGCCCATCGCCGTCAGCGGTCCGGCTGTTGGCCACGACCTGCTCAAGACCGCCGCCGACCCGGCCGGACGCGAAGTACTGGGTACCTTCCAGAACTGCTCCAGCGGCGCCACCCCCTGGCACACCTACCTGACCTGCGAAGAGAACTTCACCGACGTCTTTGGCAGCCGCGACGCCAACCTGAAATTCGATGCGGCCCAGAAGCGCTACAGCGTCAAGCACGCCAGCGTGGAGAACGACTGGCACCTGCACGACGATCGCTTCGACCTGGCGCAGAATCCCAACGAACTCAACCGCCACGGCTGGATCACCGAGATCGATCCCTTCGATCCCCAGCGCAAGCCGGTCAAGCGCACCGCCCTGGGTCGCTTCAAGCACGAGAACGCCGCCCTCACCCGCACCCGCGACGGCCGTGTGGTGGTCTACATGGGCGACGACGAACGCGGCGAGTTCATCTACAAGTTCGTCAGCCGCGACCGCCTGCAGGACGATCCCAAGGCCAATCGCGACCTGCTCGATCACGGCACTCTTTACGTCGCCCGCTTCGACGAAGGCGACCGCGACCCCAACCGACCCAAGGGTCGCGGCCAGTGGTTGCCGTTGGTGCACGGCGAGCACGGCCTGACAGCCGCCAATGGCTTCGCCAGCCAGGCCGAGGTGCTCATCCATGCCCGCCAGGCCGGCAGCCAGGTCGGCGCTACGCGCATGGACCGCCCCGAATGGATCGCCGTCAGCCCCAAGGACGGCCAGGTCTATTGCACCCTGACCAACAACACCAAGCGCGGCGAGGACGGCATGCCGGTAGGCGGCCCCAATCCCCGCGCCAACAACCGCTATGGGCAGATCGTGCGCTGGCGCGAGAGCGGTGACGATGCCCTGGCCTTCGACTGGGACCTGTTCGTCATCGCCGGCAACCCCAAGGTGCATCCGGGCACGCCCGAAGCCGGCTCCCCGCAGATCAACGCCGAGAACATGTTCAACAGTCCTGACGGCCTGGGCTTCGACGCCGCCGGCCGGCTCTGGGTACTCACCGACGGCAAGTACAGCAACAAGGGCGACTACGAGGGCATGGGCAACAACCAGATGCTCTGCGCCGATCCGCGCAGTGGCGAGATGCGCCGCTTCCTGGTCGGCCCGGTCGGGTGCGAGGTCACGGGTCTGGCCTTCTCGCCGGACTACAAGACCATGTTCGTCGGCATCCAGCACCCCGGCGAGGAAGGCGGCTCCCAGTTCCCGGAGCAACGACCGGATGGTCAGCCCCGCTCCTCGGTGATGGTCATCACCCGGGAAGACGGCGGGGTGATAGGCGCCTGA
- a CDS encoding ComF family protein, which translates to MTLPFSHTLKRQWQRLQPGTSCALCARWLPAGLPLCEGCDSELPWLGPHCRCCALPLPVDGLLCGSCLARPPAFDQVLPPWRYAFPVDTLINRFKHRDQGSLGRLAGALLARHLQHLFDEGQPRPELLLPVPLSPLRLRQRGFNQAALLAGWLGKTLHLPVEVELLQRVQEHHSQQGLSASERRRNLKQAFALVKDAALEGRHVALVDDVLTTGATADSLARLLKRAGARRVDVYCLARTPPPGD; encoded by the coding sequence ATGACCCTTCCTTTCTCCCACACCCTGAAGCGCCAGTGGCAACGCCTGCAGCCTGGCACCAGTTGCGCCCTCTGCGCCCGCTGGCTACCTGCCGGACTGCCGCTGTGCGAAGGCTGCGACAGCGAATTGCCCTGGCTCGGCCCTCATTGCCGGTGCTGCGCCCTGCCACTGCCGGTGGACGGCCTGCTGTGCGGCAGCTGCCTGGCCAGGCCACCGGCCTTCGACCAGGTGCTGCCCCCCTGGCGCTATGCCTTTCCGGTCGACACCCTGATCAACAGATTCAAGCATCGTGACCAAGGCAGCCTCGGTCGCCTGGCCGGGGCGCTGCTGGCGCGGCATCTGCAGCATCTGTTCGACGAGGGCCAGCCACGCCCGGAGCTGTTGCTGCCAGTACCTCTTTCTCCCCTGCGCCTGCGCCAGCGCGGCTTCAACCAGGCCGCCCTGCTGGCCGGCTGGCTCGGCAAGACCCTGCACCTGCCGGTCGAGGTCGAGCTGCTGCAGCGGGTTCAGGAACACCACAGCCAGCAAGGGCTGAGCGCCAGCGAGCGACGGCGCAATCTCAAGCAGGCCTTCGCCCTGGTGAAAGACGCTGCGCTGGAGGGTCGCCATGTGGCACTGGTAGACGACGTCCTGACCACCGGCGCCACTGCCGATAGCCTGGCACGCCTGCTCAAGCGCGCTGGCGCCAGGCGGGTCGACGTCTATTGCCTGGCGCGGACACCACCACCCGGCGACTAG